One part of the Burkholderia latens genome encodes these proteins:
- a CDS encoding Ku protein yields the protein MPPRMIWKGAISFGLVHVPVQLFPATRTVKPSFRLLDKRSMDPVGYRQINKRTGKEVTREDIVRGYEYEKERYVVLTDDEIRAANPESTQTVDILTFVDEDAVSFLYLDTPYYLVPDRKGEKVYALLRDALKDSGKIGIALVVMRDRQHLGALIPVGPILALDTLRWQEELRPLDELQAPADDAKRAGVTARELGMAKKLIDDMSGKWTPDEYHDTFRDDILELVERKVRAGKIEEIEERPAQTGPAATNVLDLTELLKRSLKGGAGARAADLRNERQERNAPAEDDEDDDTDASSSASRAGARRKPAAKSAKKTAAAKSAAKRPAAKRTGAGAGGHAAKKTAARRKHAA from the coding sequence ATGCCACCGCGGATGATATGGAAAGGCGCGATCAGCTTCGGGCTCGTTCACGTGCCCGTGCAGCTGTTCCCGGCGACGCGCACGGTGAAGCCGTCGTTCCGGCTGCTCGACAAGCGCTCGATGGATCCGGTCGGCTACCGGCAGATCAACAAGCGCACCGGCAAGGAAGTCACGCGCGAGGACATCGTGCGCGGCTACGAGTACGAGAAGGAACGCTACGTGGTGCTGACCGACGACGAGATTCGCGCGGCGAATCCCGAGTCGACGCAGACCGTCGACATCCTGACCTTCGTCGACGAGGATGCGGTGTCGTTCCTGTATCTCGACACGCCGTACTACCTCGTGCCGGACCGCAAGGGCGAGAAGGTCTATGCGCTGTTGCGCGACGCGCTGAAGGACAGCGGCAAGATCGGCATCGCGCTCGTGGTGATGCGCGACCGCCAGCATCTCGGCGCGCTGATCCCGGTCGGGCCGATACTCGCGCTCGATACGTTGCGCTGGCAGGAGGAGCTGCGGCCGCTCGACGAGCTGCAAGCGCCGGCCGACGACGCGAAGCGCGCGGGCGTGACCGCGCGCGAACTCGGGATGGCGAAGAAGCTGATCGACGACATGTCCGGCAAATGGACGCCCGACGAGTATCACGACACATTCCGCGACGACATCCTCGAGCTGGTCGAGCGCAAGGTGCGCGCGGGCAAGATCGAGGAAATCGAGGAACGCCCCGCGCAGACAGGGCCCGCGGCGACCAACGTGCTCGACCTGACCGAGTTGCTCAAGCGCAGCCTGAAGGGCGGGGCGGGCGCGCGCGCGGCGGATCTGCGCAATGAACGCCAAGAGCGGAACGCGCCGGCCGAGGACGACGAGGACGACGACACGGACGCGTCGTCTTCTGCGTCGCGCGCTGGCGCGCGCCGCAAACCGGCGGCAAAATCGGCCAAGAAGACGGCGGCCGCCAAATCCGCGGCGAAGCGGCCGGCCGCGAAACGCACGGGCGCGGGCGCCGGCGGGCATGCGGCGAAGAAGACCGCCGCGCGCCGAAAGCACGCGGCCTGA
- the katE gene encoding catalase HPII — MTNPPQSGQPPANPPQPDSAKSRQLDENRLRPDGHALRTNQGVRIADNQNTLRAGARGPSLLEDFIMREKITHFDHERIPERVVHARGSAAHGVFRVYESMADYTKAAFLQDPAAETPVYVRFSTVQGPRGSADTVRDVRGFAVKFYTQEGNYDLVGNNMPVFFIQDAIKFPDFVHAVKPEAPNEMPTGASAHDTFWDFVSLVPETTHMVLWLMSDRALPASYRAMDGFGVHTFRFVNAAGAEHFVKFHWRPVSGAYSLLWDEAQRIAGHDPDFNRRDLWTAIERGDYPEFELGVQLIDPADARKFDFDLLDPTKLVPEELVPVKPIGRMTLNRNPDNFFAETEQVAFHPGHVVPGIDFTNDPLLQGRLFSYTDTQLSRLGGPNFHELPINRPLCPFANNQRDAMHRQTIAVGQASYEPNSLNGGWPRETPPAPAGGGFETVHEPLEGDKVRVRSESFADHFSQAALFYQSMTEIEQRHIRDAYCFELGKVTKPEIRERVVNEFLARFDAGLAAQVAERLGLPAPQTATTPAVRQRAPSLSLIGRSKPDIRSRKIALVATPGVNQALVEQVRGALTAAGAVPTIVAPTLAPIGSLVPQATLAGMPSVMFDAVFVCGGDGRDLAHSADARHFVREAFKHLKPIAAVGSGRQLLSAAQLPDPADGVCVGQAVDLDAVLGAFCGEIGRHRVWAREQQAAEVPA; from the coding sequence ATGACGAATCCCCCTCAATCCGGCCAGCCGCCGGCCAACCCGCCGCAACCCGATAGCGCGAAGTCGCGCCAGCTGGACGAGAACCGGCTGCGGCCGGACGGCCACGCACTGCGCACCAACCAGGGCGTGCGCATCGCCGACAATCAGAACACGCTGCGCGCGGGCGCGCGCGGTCCGTCGTTGCTCGAAGACTTCATCATGCGCGAGAAGATCACGCACTTCGATCACGAACGGATTCCCGAGCGGGTCGTGCATGCACGCGGCTCGGCCGCGCACGGCGTGTTTCGCGTGTACGAGTCGATGGCCGACTATACGAAGGCTGCGTTTCTGCAAGATCCGGCCGCAGAGACGCCGGTCTACGTGCGCTTTTCGACGGTGCAGGGCCCGCGCGGCTCGGCCGACACGGTGCGCGACGTCCGCGGTTTCGCGGTGAAGTTTTACACCCAGGAAGGCAACTACGATCTCGTCGGCAACAACATGCCGGTGTTCTTCATCCAGGACGCGATCAAGTTTCCCGACTTCGTGCACGCGGTGAAGCCGGAGGCGCCGAACGAGATGCCGACCGGCGCATCCGCGCACGATACGTTCTGGGATTTCGTGTCGCTCGTCCCCGAGACGACGCACATGGTGCTGTGGCTGATGTCCGATCGCGCGCTCCCCGCGAGCTATCGCGCGATGGACGGCTTCGGTGTGCATACGTTCCGCTTCGTCAACGCGGCCGGTGCCGAGCATTTCGTGAAATTCCACTGGCGGCCCGTGAGCGGCGCGTATTCGCTGCTGTGGGACGAAGCGCAGCGCATCGCCGGTCACGACCCGGATTTCAACCGGCGCGATCTGTGGACGGCGATCGAGCGCGGCGACTATCCGGAGTTCGAACTCGGCGTGCAGCTGATCGATCCGGCCGACGCGCGCAAGTTCGACTTCGACCTGCTCGACCCGACCAAGCTCGTGCCGGAAGAGCTCGTGCCGGTGAAGCCGATCGGCCGCATGACGCTGAACCGCAATCCCGACAACTTCTTCGCCGAAACCGAGCAAGTCGCGTTTCATCCGGGACACGTGGTGCCCGGCATCGACTTCACGAACGACCCGCTGTTGCAGGGGCGCCTGTTCTCGTACACCGACACGCAGCTGAGCCGGCTCGGCGGCCCGAACTTTCATGAGCTGCCGATCAACCGGCCGCTGTGTCCGTTCGCGAACAACCAGCGCGACGCGATGCACCGGCAGACGATCGCGGTCGGGCAGGCGTCGTACGAACCGAATTCCCTGAACGGCGGCTGGCCGCGCGAGACGCCGCCCGCGCCGGCCGGCGGCGGCTTCGAGACGGTGCACGAACCGCTCGAAGGCGACAAGGTGCGCGTGCGCAGCGAATCGTTCGCTGACCATTTCTCGCAGGCGGCATTGTTCTACCAGAGCATGACCGAAATCGAGCAGCGGCACATCCGGGATGCGTACTGTTTCGAGCTCGGCAAGGTGACGAAGCCGGAGATCCGCGAGCGCGTGGTCAACGAGTTCCTCGCGCGCTTCGACGCGGGCCTGGCCGCGCAGGTCGCCGAACGGTTGGGGCTGCCGGCCCCGCAAACGGCCACGACGCCGGCCGTCAGGCAGCGCGCGCCGTCGTTGAGCCTGATCGGCCGGTCGAAGCCGGACATCCGCTCGCGCAAGATCGCGCTCGTCGCGACGCCGGGCGTCAACCAGGCGCTGGTCGAGCAGGTGCGCGGCGCGCTGACGGCCGCCGGCGCGGTGCCGACGATCGTCGCGCCGACGCTCGCGCCGATCGGCAGCCTCGTGCCGCAGGCGACGCTCGCGGGAATGCCGTCGGTGATGTTCGACGCGGTGTTCGTGTGCGGCGGCGACGGGCGCGATCTCGCGCATAGCGCCGATGCGCGGCACTTCGTACGCGAGGCGTTCAAGCACCTGAAGCCGATCGCGGCGGTCGGCTCGGGGCGTCAGCTGCTGAGCGCCGCGCAGTTGCCGGACCCGGCCGACGGCGTGTGCGTCGGGCAGGCCGTCGATCTCGACGCGGTGCTCGGCGCGTTTTGCGGCGAGATCGGCCGGCATCGCGTGTGGGCGCGCGAGCAGCAGGCAGCCGAGGTGCCGGCTTAG
- a CDS encoding DUF3022 domain-containing protein: MTILPDRSQRIAELEGALANGFPSESTVVVDADDASGRLTIHVSWVRVPAEDSARAWRCALDLRFDPDVVERYGSLDAADRLRVRTQLCDRARRAVDEQKPRVEDAAIECSVALDVTHAEFERALRAP; the protein is encoded by the coding sequence ATGACGATCTTGCCCGACCGTTCGCAGCGCATCGCCGAGCTTGAAGGTGCGCTCGCGAACGGGTTTCCGTCGGAGTCGACCGTCGTCGTCGATGCCGACGACGCGTCGGGCCGGCTGACGATCCACGTGTCGTGGGTGCGCGTGCCGGCGGAGGACAGCGCGCGCGCTTGGCGCTGTGCGCTCGACCTGCGGTTCGACCCCGACGTAGTCGAACGCTATGGGTCGCTCGATGCGGCCGACCGGCTGCGCGTGCGCACCCAGCTGTGCGACCGCGCGCGGCGCGCGGTGGACGAGCAGAAGCCGCGCGTCGAGGATGCCGCGATCGAATGCAGCGTCGCGCTCGACGTGACGCATGCGGAGTTCGAACGCGCGTTGCGCGCACCCTGA
- a CDS encoding DUF1328 domain-containing protein → MLRYALIFFVIAIIAAVFGFGGIAAGAAEIAKILFYIFVVIFLVTLLLGVVRR, encoded by the coding sequence ATGCTTCGATACGCTCTCATCTTCTTCGTCATCGCGATCATCGCCGCCGTGTTCGGCTTCGGCGGCATTGCGGCCGGTGCGGCCGAAATCGCGAAGATCCTGTTCTACATCTTCGTCGTGATCTTCCTGGTCACGTTGCTGCTGGGCGTCGTGCGCCGATGA
- a CDS encoding DUF3008 family protein, with product MPAKSQAQQRAAGAALSAKRGDTKMKDLKPPSKSMAKSMSEKELEKMASTPTHGKPRHKHDS from the coding sequence ATGCCAGCCAAGTCCCAGGCACAGCAGCGCGCCGCGGGGGCCGCCCTGTCGGCCAAGCGCGGCGACACCAAAATGAAGGACCTGAAGCCGCCTTCGAAGTCGATGGCCAAATCGATGAGCGAGAAGGAGCTCGAAAAGATGGCTTCGACGCCGACCCACGGCAAACCCAGGCACAAGCACGATTCTTGA
- a CDS encoding RNA polymerase factor sigma-54 yields MSVTLALQMRQHLALTPRLQQSLRLLQLSSLEFQQELRQALDSNPFLEDGQGDDEVSADGAPAPAAEAASTEATPEPDDVRPPDGDLSYTAAPAPRGAGRQGEDGGDLSPGEWMAAEPSLHQQLHDALRLYPLNRRDREAARLVIDALDDDGYLRQELSELLVAADPALLLTEQDLSVALRLVQMLDRPGIAARSLSECLVLQLDAIPAGTPALAEAKVIAREHLERLARRETAEIQRRVGCNQATLQAACALVRGLDPRPGNHYGSTRGDYVVPDVIVRQVRDEWIVTINPAVLPRARLHERYATLFAQSSGERDSPLGQQLQEARWLIRNVQKRFDTIQRVGECIVARQRDFFRYGEIAMKPLVLRDIAEELDLHESTVSRATGNKYMATPHGTFEFKHFFPRKLEAAGKGVCSASAAKVLIRDMIASERHNDPLSDVALAQNLAGRGILLARRTVTKYRQAMKIPPAELRRRDAA; encoded by the coding sequence ATGTCAGTCACGCTTGCGCTCCAGATGCGACAGCATCTGGCACTCACGCCGAGGCTTCAGCAGTCGCTTCGCCTGCTGCAGTTGTCTTCGCTCGAATTCCAGCAGGAATTGCGGCAGGCGCTCGACTCCAATCCATTTCTCGAAGACGGCCAGGGCGACGACGAAGTCAGCGCCGACGGTGCGCCCGCGCCCGCCGCCGAAGCCGCGAGCACCGAAGCGACGCCGGAGCCGGACGACGTGCGTCCGCCGGACGGCGACCTGTCGTACACGGCCGCACCCGCGCCGCGCGGCGCCGGGCGCCAGGGCGAGGACGGCGGCGACCTGTCGCCGGGCGAATGGATGGCCGCCGAACCGTCGCTGCACCAGCAACTGCACGACGCATTGCGTCTATACCCGCTGAACCGGCGCGACCGCGAGGCCGCGCGTCTCGTAATCGACGCGCTCGACGACGACGGCTATCTGCGGCAGGAGCTGTCCGAGTTGCTCGTGGCCGCGGACCCGGCGCTGCTGCTCACCGAGCAGGATCTGTCGGTCGCGCTGCGGCTCGTGCAGATGCTCGACCGCCCAGGCATCGCAGCACGCTCGTTGTCCGAGTGTCTGGTGCTGCAGCTCGACGCGATCCCGGCCGGCACGCCCGCGCTCGCGGAAGCAAAGGTGATCGCACGCGAACATCTGGAGCGCCTCGCGCGTCGGGAGACGGCGGAGATCCAGCGTCGGGTCGGCTGCAACCAGGCGACGCTGCAGGCCGCATGCGCGCTGGTGCGCGGGCTCGACCCGCGCCCGGGCAACCATTACGGCAGCACGCGCGGCGATTACGTGGTGCCTGACGTGATCGTCCGGCAGGTGCGCGACGAATGGATCGTCACGATCAATCCGGCCGTGCTGCCGCGTGCGCGGCTGCACGAGCGCTATGCGACGCTGTTCGCGCAATCGAGCGGCGAGCGCGATTCGCCGCTCGGCCAGCAGTTGCAGGAAGCGCGCTGGCTGATCCGCAACGTGCAGAAGCGCTTCGACACGATCCAGCGCGTGGGCGAATGCATCGTCGCGCGGCAGCGCGATTTCTTCCGCTACGGCGAGATCGCGATGAAGCCGCTGGTGCTGCGCGACATCGCCGAGGAACTCGACCTGCACGAATCGACGGTATCGCGCGCGACGGGCAACAAGTACATGGCCACGCCGCACGGCACGTTCGAGTTCAAGCATTTCTTCCCGCGCAAGCTGGAAGCGGCCGGCAAGGGCGTGTGCTCGGCGTCCGCCGCGAAGGTGCTGATTCGCGACATGATCGCGAGCGAGCGCCACAACGATCCGCTGTCCGACGTCGCGCTCGCGCAGAACCTCGCCGGTCGCGGCATCCTTCTTGCGCGTCGTACGGTCACCAAGTATCGCCAGGCAATGAAGATCCCGCCGGCCGAATTGCGCCGGCGCGACGCCGCATGA
- a CDS encoding CBS domain-containing protein, giving the protein MHRVNEIMSQDVVRIAPTDSIRHAAQLMERYDIGALPVCDNNRLIGMVTDRDIAVRAISAGKPPETRVHEVASGPIEWCFEDDSLEEIQHYMADAQLRRLPVVDHDKRLVGMLSLADIATRTAGPARDDVANTLEGVSQPKQT; this is encoded by the coding sequence ATGCACCGCGTCAACGAAATCATGTCGCAGGACGTCGTGCGCATCGCGCCGACAGATTCGATCCGTCATGCGGCGCAGCTGATGGAGCGTTACGACATCGGCGCGCTGCCGGTGTGCGACAACAACCGGCTGATCGGCATGGTCACGGACCGCGACATCGCGGTGCGCGCGATCTCGGCGGGCAAGCCGCCGGAAACGCGGGTTCACGAAGTCGCGTCGGGCCCGATCGAATGGTGTTTCGAGGACGATTCGCTGGAAGAGATCCAGCACTACATGGCCGACGCGCAATTGCGCCGGCTGCCCGTCGTCGATCACGACAAGCGCCTGGTCGGCATGCTGTCGCTCGCGGACATCGCGACGCGCACGGCCGGCCCCGCGCGCGACGACGTCGCGAACACGCTCGAGGGCGTGTCGCAACCGAAGCAGACGTGA
- a CDS encoding PRC-barrel domain-containing protein yields the protein MQTSDQGQTRIVGKGAATAAGPGPDVMAADTLEGNKVYTTDGDDVGKIKDIMLDVRSGRVAYAVLSSGGLLGIGDKLLAIPWSALTLDTERKCFLLSVSSERIRNAPGFDKDHWPAMADPQWATPLHEYYGSAPYWSASDELGLTDPTEDLNDPRTRGPH from the coding sequence ATGCAGACTTCCGATCAAGGACAGACCCGCATCGTCGGCAAGGGCGCCGCGACCGCAGCCGGCCCGGGCCCCGACGTGATGGCCGCCGACACGCTGGAGGGCAACAAGGTCTACACGACCGATGGCGACGACGTCGGCAAGATCAAGGACATCATGCTCGACGTGCGTTCGGGCCGCGTCGCGTATGCCGTGCTGTCGAGCGGCGGCCTGCTCGGCATCGGCGACAAGCTGCTCGCGATTCCGTGGAGCGCGCTCACGCTCGATACCGAACGCAAGTGTTTCCTGTTGTCGGTGTCGTCCGAACGCATCCGCAATGCGCCGGGCTTCGACAAGGATCACTGGCCGGCGATGGCCGACCCGCAGTGGGCCACCCCGCTGCACGAGTACTACGGCAGCGCGCCGTACTGGAGCGCGAGCGACGAGCTCGGGCTGACCGATCCGACCGAGGACCTGAACGATCCGCGCACGCGCGGCCCGCACTGA
- a CDS encoding FAD-dependent oxidoreductase: MAEVKRVEYLFLGGGKGGKSLAMDLARQGKRVAVIERGMIGGSCINVACIPSKALIHNARTTHAWREAARREDVSPDMAAVSSYVASVVDGMIDVNRRAFAQSGLELVIGTGRFVAPRTIAVRAADGAETIYEGENVYVNTGTVASVPPVPGLADAQPLTHVGALRLTTLPAHLVVIGGGYIGLEMAQAFRRLGSAVTLVSDAPRVAMREDDDVSTVIQQALTDDGIRLELGARVVGVHGKSGERVTVTLADGRVVAGSHLLVATGRTPQTAGIGLELAGVETDERGFIKVDDQLATTAERTWAIGEVAGTPMFTHASFDDYRVLKAGIERRPASTAARIVPYALFIDPELGRIGLNEAEAKARNIDVRVAKLPMASVPRARTDGNTRGFMKALVHPHTGAILGFTMLGTGAGDVTTAVQMAMLGGLPYTAVRDAIIAHPIMSEGLNLLFATLS, translated from the coding sequence ATGGCAGAGGTCAAGCGGGTTGAATACCTGTTTCTGGGCGGCGGCAAGGGCGGCAAATCGCTCGCGATGGACCTGGCCCGGCAAGGCAAGCGCGTGGCCGTGATCGAGCGCGGCATGATCGGCGGCTCGTGCATCAACGTCGCGTGCATTCCGAGCAAGGCGCTGATTCACAACGCGCGCACGACGCACGCGTGGCGCGAAGCGGCACGGCGGGAGGACGTGAGCCCGGACATGGCGGCCGTTTCTTCGTACGTTGCGTCGGTCGTGGACGGCATGATCGACGTCAATCGACGCGCATTCGCGCAATCGGGGCTCGAGCTGGTAATCGGCACCGGACGGTTCGTCGCGCCGCGAACCATCGCGGTGCGCGCGGCCGATGGGGCCGAAACGATCTACGAAGGCGAGAACGTGTACGTCAACACCGGCACGGTCGCGTCGGTCCCGCCGGTGCCGGGCCTGGCGGACGCGCAGCCGCTCACCCACGTGGGCGCGTTGCGCCTGACGACGCTGCCGGCGCACCTCGTCGTCATCGGCGGCGGCTATATCGGGCTCGAGATGGCGCAGGCATTTCGGCGGCTCGGCAGCGCCGTCACGCTCGTCAGCGACGCGCCGCGCGTAGCCATGCGCGAGGATGACGACGTCAGCACGGTCATCCAGCAGGCGCTGACCGACGACGGCATTCGGCTGGAACTGGGCGCACGCGTCGTCGGCGTGCACGGGAAAAGCGGCGAGCGTGTCACGGTGACGTTGGCCGACGGCCGCGTCGTCGCCGGCTCGCATCTGCTCGTCGCGACCGGGCGCACGCCGCAGACGGCCGGCATCGGGCTGGAGCTTGCCGGCGTCGAGACGGACGAGCGGGGATTCATCAAGGTCGATGATCAGCTCGCGACGACTGCCGAGCGTACGTGGGCGATCGGCGAAGTCGCCGGCACACCGATGTTTACGCACGCGTCGTTCGACGACTACCGGGTGCTGAAAGCCGGTATCGAGCGCCGGCCGGCGAGCACCGCCGCACGCATCGTCCCTTATGCGCTGTTCATCGACCCGGAGCTGGGCCGCATCGGCTTGAACGAAGCGGAAGCGAAGGCGCGAAACATCGACGTCCGGGTCGCGAAACTGCCGATGGCGTCCGTGCCGCGTGCGCGCACCGACGGCAACACCAGGGGCTTCATGAAAGCGCTCGTGCACCCGCACACCGGCGCGATCCTGGGGTTCACGATGCTCGGCACGGGCGCCGGCGACGTGACCACCGCAGTGCAGATGGCGATGCTCGGCGGGTTGCCGTATACGGCGGTGCGCGACGCGATCATCGCTCATCCGATCATGTCGGAAGGCTTGAACCTGCTGTTTGCGACGTTGAGCTGA
- a CDS encoding alpha/beta fold hydrolase: protein MTTITTKDGTRIFYKDWGAGRPVVFSHGWPLNADAWDAQMLFLVQHGYRVIAHDRRGHGRSGQPFAGNDMDTYADDLAALLDALDVRDATLVGHSTGGGEVARYMGRHGTARVAKAVLIGAVPPIMLKTDAYPGGLPLDVFDSIRSGVAANRSQFYKDLAVPFFGFNRPHAKVSAGIVDAFWAQGMTGGIHGQYLCIREFSEVDYTEDLKKIDVPTLILHGDDDQIVPIDNAARLSAQIVKHATLKVYEGGSHGMCVVNADRVNADLLAFLQS, encoded by the coding sequence ATGACCACCATCACCACGAAAGACGGCACGCGGATCTTCTACAAGGACTGGGGCGCCGGCCGCCCCGTCGTGTTCTCGCACGGCTGGCCGTTGAATGCCGACGCATGGGACGCGCAGATGCTGTTCCTCGTACAGCACGGCTACCGCGTGATCGCGCATGACCGGCGCGGTCATGGCCGCTCGGGCCAACCGTTCGCCGGCAACGACATGGATACGTATGCCGACGATCTGGCGGCGCTGCTGGATGCGCTCGACGTGCGCGACGCGACGCTGGTCGGTCATTCGACGGGCGGCGGCGAAGTCGCGCGCTACATGGGCCGTCACGGGACCGCGCGGGTCGCGAAGGCCGTGCTGATAGGAGCCGTGCCGCCGATCATGCTGAAAACGGACGCGTATCCGGGCGGCTTGCCGCTGGACGTGTTCGACTCGATCCGCAGCGGCGTGGCCGCGAACCGTTCGCAGTTCTACAAGGATCTCGCGGTGCCGTTCTTCGGTTTCAACCGGCCGCACGCGAAAGTGTCCGCCGGCATCGTCGACGCCTTCTGGGCGCAGGGGATGACGGGCGGCATTCACGGTCAGTACCTGTGCATCCGCGAATTCTCGGAAGTCGACTATACGGAGGATCTGAAGAAGATCGACGTGCCGACGCTGATCCTGCATGGCGATGACGACCAGATCGTGCCGATCGACAATGCAGCGCGGCTGTCTGCGCAGATCGTCAAGCATGCGACGCTGAAGGTGTACGAAGGCGGGTCGCACGGCATGTGCGTCGTCAATGCCGATCGCGTCAATGCGGACCTGCTCGCATTCCTGCAGTCCTGA
- a CDS encoding zinc-binding alcohol dehydrogenase family protein, with the protein MKAIVYAKAGLPIDDPDAMYATDVPVPTPGPRDLLVKIDAISVNPVDSKLRLGVEPGGPRILGWDAAGTVEAVGSDVELFEPGDKVWYAGDITRPGSYAEYGLVDERIASRRPTTLGAAGAAALPLTAITAWELLFDRLNVAERGGAGQSLLVIGAGGGVGSILVQLARKLTALTVIGTASRPATHAWVAELGAHHVIDHGKPLRPQLQSLGIEQVNHVISLTHTDTYYAQIIDILKPQGQLALIDDPDTLDAMPLKRKSISLHWEFMFTRSMFRTPDMDRQHALLARVAALIDDGVLKSTVGEHLGKIDAANLRRAHALLEAGRAKGKIVLEGF; encoded by the coding sequence ATGAAAGCCATTGTTTACGCCAAGGCCGGTTTGCCGATCGACGATCCCGATGCGATGTATGCAACCGACGTGCCGGTGCCGACGCCGGGCCCGCGCGATCTGCTGGTGAAGATCGACGCGATCTCGGTCAATCCGGTCGACTCGAAACTGCGGCTCGGCGTCGAACCGGGCGGCCCGCGCATTCTCGGCTGGGATGCCGCCGGAACGGTAGAAGCGGTCGGCAGCGACGTCGAACTGTTCGAGCCGGGCGACAAGGTATGGTATGCCGGAGACATCACGCGCCCGGGCAGCTACGCCGAATACGGTCTTGTCGACGAGCGCATCGCGAGCCGCCGGCCGACGACGCTCGGCGCTGCCGGCGCCGCGGCCCTGCCGTTGACGGCGATCACCGCCTGGGAACTGTTGTTCGACCGGTTGAACGTCGCCGAGCGCGGCGGCGCGGGGCAGAGCCTGCTCGTGATCGGCGCGGGCGGCGGCGTTGGGTCCATCCTGGTGCAACTTGCGCGCAAGCTGACCGCGCTGACCGTAATCGGCACGGCGTCGCGGCCGGCCACGCACGCATGGGTGGCCGAACTCGGCGCGCACCACGTGATCGATCACGGAAAACCGTTGCGGCCGCAACTTCAGTCGCTCGGCATCGAGCAGGTGAACCATGTGATCAGCCTTACGCATACCGACACGTACTACGCGCAGATCATCGACATCCTCAAGCCGCAGGGCCAGCTCGCACTGATCGACGATCCCGACACGCTCGATGCGATGCCGCTGAAGCGTAAATCCATTTCGCTGCATTGGGAGTTCATGTTCACGCGCTCGATGTTCCGCACGCCGGACATGGATCGTCAGCACGCACTCCTTGCACGCGTGGCGGCACTGATTGACGACGGCGTGCTCAAGAGCACCGTCGGCGAACACCTCGGCAAGATCGATGCGGCCAATTTGCGGCGCGCGCACGCATTGCTCGAAGCGGGGCGCGCGAAGGGCAAGATCGTGCTGGAAGGTTTCTGA
- a CDS encoding alcohol dehydrogenase, whose amino-acid sequence MTHTATYRAAVVKAPGQLELVERPIPEPAYGQVRIRVEACGVCHSDSATVERPAPAGAPPRVPGHEVVGRVEALGDGVEGWQIGQRVGVGFLAGEDRTCSACRHGDAVNCENPVITGMTTDGGYAEIMLAEARGLVRVPDDLDAAQAAPLLCAGLTTFNALRNAGARPGDVVAIHGLGGLGHLAVQFANRMGFHTVAIARGADKAALAAQLGAHRYIDARAEDVAAALRAMGGAKVVLGTAPTGSGMAETVAGLSARGKLVVVAVPGEPIAVNAVDLVFGGRSVVGALTGTVTDNEETLAFARLQNVRPMIETFPLEHAQAAYDRMMRADVRFRAVLTMNSASTGVAA is encoded by the coding sequence ATGACTCATACAGCGACCTACCGCGCGGCGGTAGTCAAGGCACCCGGCCAGCTGGAACTGGTCGAGCGGCCGATTCCGGAGCCCGCATACGGGCAGGTGCGCATCCGCGTCGAAGCATGCGGTGTCTGCCATTCCGACAGCGCTACCGTCGAACGCCCGGCGCCGGCCGGTGCGCCGCCGCGCGTGCCGGGTCACGAGGTCGTCGGGCGCGTCGAGGCGCTTGGCGACGGCGTCGAAGGCTGGCAGATCGGCCAGCGCGTCGGCGTCGGCTTTCTTGCCGGCGAGGACCGTACCTGTTCGGCGTGCCGGCACGGCGACGCCGTGAATTGCGAAAACCCCGTGATCACCGGGATGACGACCGACGGCGGTTACGCGGAGATCATGCTGGCCGAAGCGCGCGGCCTCGTTCGCGTGCCCGACGATCTCGACGCGGCGCAAGCGGCGCCGCTGCTCTGTGCGGGCCTCACGACGTTCAACGCGCTGCGCAATGCGGGCGCGCGGCCGGGTGACGTGGTCGCGATCCACGGCCTGGGCGGCCTCGGCCATCTTGCCGTGCAGTTTGCGAACCGGATGGGTTTCCACACCGTCGCGATCGCGCGCGGCGCCGACAAGGCTGCGCTCGCCGCGCAACTCGGTGCGCATCGCTATATCGATGCGCGGGCCGAGGACGTCGCCGCCGCACTGCGTGCAATGGGCGGTGCGAAGGTCGTGCTCGGCACGGCGCCGACCGGCTCGGGGATGGCCGAGACCGTGGCGGGGCTGTCCGCGCGCGGCAAGCTGGTCGTCGTCGCCGTGCCCGGCGAGCCGATCGCGGTGAACGCGGTCGACCTCGTGTTCGGCGGCCGCTCCGTCGTCGGCGCGCTGACCGGAACGGTGACCGATAACGAGGAGACGCTCGCGTTCGCTCGGCTGCAAAACGTGCGACCGATGATCGAGACGTTTCCGCTGGAGCACGCGCAGGCCGCGTACGACCGCATGATGCGTGCGGATGTGCGGTTCCGCGCGGTACTGACAATGAATTCCGCGTCCACGGGAGTTGCCGCATGA